Genomic DNA from Entomoplasma freundtii:
AATGAACTAAATATGGATGATTGTTCAAAAGATTTTTTTTGTTGGTTTAAGACAATATCATTTTGGTTATTTAACTTAACCTTATTAGAAATAAAATTTCCAGAAATTGATGAAACAAATAAAAGGGCTATAGAAATAATTGTAGAAAAAATAATTGTAAATCTAGATTTAAAAATTGTTGTAATGAAAAGGGCGATGAAAGTAGTAAAAAATGAAATAAAAGCAAGCCAACTAAATGGGGAAAGAAATAATCGGTAGGAGAAAATAGGTTGCTTATTATGAGTGGCAGCATAGAAAATGGCCAAAAGTGTATATTCAATAATTAAAAAAAACGAAATCAAAATCGTTAAGATGGCTAAGCGATAAAAATACATAAATGATTTTTGTAAACCAATTCTGGCCTCTAATTTAGTCACTCCGTCATTATTGTCATCATAAAACAATTTCCAAATGCAATAAATGGCTAACGTAATGTTGACTATTGAAAGCATCATTATTTCCAATATATAAATAAGAGTAATGTTTGTATGATTAACAACTTTGTTTAGACCAATACCAAAAACTAGACCAAAAGTAAAAAGAAAAATACAAAGTAATGCAACCATAGTTATAAAGTATTTAGTTTCTACTAATCGTTTAAATCGAAGTCCTAAATAAACCATTTTTGGACTATTAACCTTAACTATACGGTCATTATTACTAGGCAACCATCTATTAGCCTCCCTAGTTGTCTGAACTTCTTTTTTAAGCATTTTCAACCACCTCCCTATGATTAATAATTTCCAAAAATTTGGCTTTTACATCTCCAGTAGTTGATCCTTGGTAAGCAATACTTTTATTATTTAAAATGATGATTTCATCAAAGAGGTTGCTAAATTCTTCAACCAGATGGGTGATTATGACAATAATTTTATTAGAGATGTTAATTTTTTGAATTTCGTTAATTATTAGTTCTTTATTAGAAATGTCAAGGTTAGTTGTGGGCTCATCAAAGAAAATGATTTGAGGATCTAAAATTTTACAAGCTAATAACGAAACCATTTTTTGTTGTCCGCTAGATAAGGAACCAATGGTTGTTTTTTTCAAATCCAAATTTTTGAAGTAATCGTTCTTTTCTAATAAACAAAGATCAAAACAAGTTAAATTGCCTTTGTTAAATAAATATTGTGTTTGTAAAAATTCGTAAATTGAGATATTTTTAGGTAAATCATTATTATCGGAAAAATAATACATTTTGTTAAAATCATTTGCTGCAATTTTTTGACCATCCAAAGTTATTAGGCCTTTTTGATATTCATATTCATTAAATATGCATTTTAATAATGTCGTTTTACCAGCACCATTGTTCCCTAAAAAGCCGTAATACTTCCCAGTTTCAAATGCTAAATTGATATTTTCTAAAATAACTTTTTGCTTAATGCTTTTTGTTAAATTTCTAATTTCAAGTTTCATTCTCGTTTTCCTTATCTTTTATTCTTGATACATATACGACAAGGTAGCAACGCCGGCGTAACCAATCAAGCCGCAGCCGCTTGAAACTGGAATAGTGGCTATGGCAATGTAATGTTTTTCAAGGTAGATATCCACATAATACATTTTTGATTCGATTTGATTGCCATTTATACTATGAATTAATAAAAGGGCTCCTGTCATTTCAACGCCAGTGGCGGCAACGGTTAATAAATCTCGCATAATAAATTTATTTGTTACAAGATTTATTTGTGCAATGCCAGTAGCATTAGTACAATATATTAAACCAGAGACTGAAAAAGATGAAGAAATCGGAAGAGCTCAAGATCATCCATCTTTTTTTCAGCGGTTATTAATATCTCTAGCGTTGTTAAATAAAGAGGCAAGAGAAATTCATGATTCTGGTTCCTTTAAATTTTCCTTAGCTACTATTTTGTTTGAAAAATGACCATATTTTAATTTTGAGGAATTAGCATTATTCATATTTTCTAGACTAAATTTGGTTAAGGCGGCATGATGAACTACACTTCCGTTTTTTCAATGATACTAGACACTAAGTCTTAGGAAAATTTTTAGTTCTTTGTTAGATCATTGTTGCCTTATTTGTATTCTTGAAGCTTCGGTTCCAGAACTGGCTTTTTCAAAGTGGATTTCATCAGTATGGGCTTCTGTAGCTAATGTAATTGTTGAAGAATCTTTTTTTAAGTCAACATTTTTACCGCCGTTATATCTTCAACCTTTTCACGAGTCTCACATATTAAAAGCATAATAATAATCAAGGCTAAACTTTGAGCCTATTTTTGTAATTAATTCGCTTTTAGTAGTGACACTAAAGTCATCGAAATTATAAATGGCAATCAGAATTTCTAAATCGTACCATATATCCTTAGATTGATAACCTAAATTTTGATCTATTGCATTTTCTTTATAGGTTAATTTATCACCGCTTGAATCAAGGTATAATCTATACTCAGTATTATTTGCTAAATT
This window encodes:
- a CDS encoding ATP-binding cassette domain-containing protein, producing the protein MKLEIRNLTKSIKQKVILENINLAFETGKYYGFLGNNGAGKTTLLKCIFNEYEYQKGLITLDGQKIAANDFNKMYYFSDNNDLPKNISIYEFLQTQYLFNKGNLTCFDLCLLEKNDYFKNLDLKKTTIGSLSSGQQKMVSLLACKILDPQIIFFDEPTTNLDISNKELIINEIQKINISNKIIVIITHLVEEFSNLFDEIIILNNKSIAYQGSTTGDVKAKFLEIINHREVVENA